The following proteins are encoded in a genomic region of Actinomadura sp. NAK00032:
- a CDS encoding Gfo/Idh/MocA family protein, with product MSESVAVGLVGAGPWAGMVHAPALAAGPATRLAGVWARRPEASAELAGRHGAPSFERIEELFDACEAVAFSVPPDVQADLAARAARAGKAVLLEKPLAMDLDGARRVAGAIAEAGVVSQMVFTLRYSRAARDFLARVRDLDPFGGYGSFVSSVLSGGPFATPWRLEKGALLDLGPHIVDLLDASLGRVAGVRAHGDPLGWLGLTLEHEGGAVSQASVSMAGTGELPPARVEVFGRKGHAVLDWSQLGDDAFATMVAEFAAAVRGGAAPPLDAAHGLRIQEVLASAEAQLAT from the coding sequence ATGAGTGAATCTGTGGCGGTGGGGCTGGTCGGAGCGGGCCCGTGGGCGGGGATGGTGCACGCGCCCGCGCTGGCGGCGGGGCCCGCGACGCGGCTCGCCGGGGTGTGGGCGCGGCGCCCGGAGGCGTCCGCCGAGCTCGCCGGCAGGCACGGCGCGCCCTCGTTCGAGCGGATCGAGGAGCTGTTCGACGCCTGCGAGGCCGTCGCCTTCTCCGTCCCGCCGGACGTCCAGGCCGACCTCGCCGCCAGGGCCGCCCGCGCGGGCAAGGCCGTCCTGCTGGAGAAGCCCCTCGCCATGGACCTCGACGGCGCCCGGCGGGTGGCCGGCGCCATCGCCGAGGCGGGCGTGGTCTCCCAGATGGTCTTCACCCTGCGCTACTCCCGCGCCGCCCGCGACTTCCTCGCCCGGGTACGCGACCTCGACCCGTTCGGCGGCTACGGCTCCTTCGTCTCCTCGGTGCTGAGCGGCGGCCCGTTCGCCACCCCGTGGCGGCTGGAGAAGGGCGCGCTGCTCGACCTCGGCCCCCACATCGTCGACCTGCTGGACGCCTCCCTCGGCCGCGTCGCGGGCGTCCGCGCGCACGGCGACCCGCTCGGCTGGCTCGGCCTCACGCTGGAGCACGAGGGCGGCGCCGTCAGCCAGGCGTCGGTCTCCATGGCGGGGACGGGGGAACTGCCGCCCGCCCGCGTCGAGGTGTTCGGGCGCAAGGGGCACGCCGTCCTCGACTGGTCGCAGCTCGGCGACGACGCGTTCGCCACCATGGTCGCCGAGTTCGCCGCGGCGGTCCGCGGCGGCGCCGCCCCGCCGCTGGACGCGGCGCACGGCCTGCGCATCCAGGAGGTCCTCGCCTCCGCCGAGGCGCAGCTCGCCACCTGA
- a CDS encoding pyridoxamine 5'-phosphate oxidase family protein, producing MELDHSGLEVLGEDECRALLAGATIGRIVFTHHALPAVQPVNFAASGGDIVFRTSRTSRLAKAAADTIVAFEIDEFDTAAETGWSVVAVGPARHVADPADAAALAALPLRSWAPGERDHFIRIRPQLITGRRIGTGAATAP from the coding sequence ATGGAGCTCGACCACAGCGGCCTGGAGGTCCTCGGCGAGGACGAGTGCCGCGCCCTGCTGGCGGGCGCGACGATCGGGCGGATCGTGTTCACCCATCACGCGCTGCCCGCCGTCCAGCCGGTGAACTTCGCGGCCAGCGGCGGCGACATCGTGTTCCGGACGTCGCGGACGTCGCGGCTGGCCAAGGCCGCCGCCGACACGATCGTCGCGTTCGAGATCGACGAGTTCGACACCGCCGCCGAGACGGGCTGGTCGGTGGTCGCCGTCGGGCCGGCCCGGCACGTCGCCGACCCGGCCGACGCCGCCGCGCTGGCGGCGCTGCCGCTGCGCAGCTGGGCTCCGGGCGAGCGCGACCACTTCATCCGGATCCGGCCGCAGCTGATCACCGGCCGCCGGATCGGGACGGGCGCGGCCACCGCGCCCTGA
- a CDS encoding rhodanese-like domain-containing protein, whose translation MAQTIDDILAAARTRLDRVRPDEAHAEAGGGAVLVDIRPAAQRAAEGEIPGALIVERNVLEWRFDPASDARLPVATGHDLRVIVFCSAGYTSSLAAASLHDLGLTRATDIVGGFQAWRAAGLPTAGGADR comes from the coding sequence ATGGCACAGACGATCGACGACATCCTCGCCGCGGCCCGCACCCGCCTCGACCGCGTCCGTCCCGACGAGGCGCACGCCGAGGCCGGGGGCGGCGCGGTCCTGGTCGACATCCGCCCCGCCGCCCAGCGCGCCGCGGAGGGCGAGATCCCCGGCGCGCTGATCGTGGAGCGCAACGTCCTGGAATGGCGCTTCGACCCGGCGTCCGACGCCCGGCTGCCCGTGGCGACCGGCCACGACCTGCGCGTCATCGTGTTCTGCTCGGCGGGCTACACCTCCAGCCTCGCCGCCGCGTCCCTGCACGACCTCGGCCTCACCCGCGCGACCGACATCGTCGGCGGCTTCCAGGCCTGGCGCGCCGCCGGGCTGCCGACGGCCGGCGGCGCGGACCGGTGA
- a CDS encoding globin domain-containing protein gives MLSSDHAETVRATLPAVGAHGVEITGRFYDSMFEAHPELRHVFNQGNQANGEQRQALAGSVAAFAAHLVSPESATPFQQMLPRIAHKHASLGIRPEQYTIVGRHLLDAVADVLGDAVTPAVHAAWSEVYWLFATLLIAEEARLYQDAGCGPAAPYRPWRVVDRRDEAEDVFSLVLEPADGGEVPAHRPGQYVSVAVTLPDGLRQPRQYTLSRAAGGTAQITVRRVRGEDGAPDGAVSGYLFEHAAPGDVLEMSRPFGDVVVDDGEDPLVLISAGIGITPAAAVLDHLAASAPDRPVLAVHADRSPRTHPMRAQTAEAGRRIPGFRQLTWYEEPGDAELGEDVRPGRIDVAALPLPDKARVFMCGPLPFMRDVRQGLLDAGVSDERIHYEVFGPDLWIR, from the coding sequence ATGCTGTCGTCCGACCATGCCGAGACAGTGCGGGCCACGCTGCCCGCCGTCGGCGCCCACGGTGTGGAGATCACCGGCCGGTTCTACGACTCGATGTTCGAGGCGCACCCCGAGCTGCGGCACGTCTTCAACCAGGGCAATCAGGCCAACGGCGAGCAGCGCCAGGCGCTCGCCGGCTCGGTGGCCGCGTTCGCGGCGCACCTGGTGAGCCCCGAGTCCGCGACGCCGTTCCAGCAGATGCTGCCGCGGATCGCGCACAAGCACGCCTCGCTCGGCATCCGCCCCGAGCAGTACACGATCGTCGGGCGCCACCTGCTGGACGCGGTCGCCGACGTGCTCGGCGACGCGGTGACGCCCGCGGTGCACGCGGCCTGGTCCGAGGTGTACTGGCTCTTCGCGACGCTGCTCATCGCCGAGGAGGCGCGGCTCTACCAGGACGCCGGCTGCGGACCGGCCGCCCCGTACCGGCCGTGGCGGGTCGTGGACCGGCGGGACGAGGCCGAGGACGTGTTCTCGCTCGTCCTGGAGCCCGCCGACGGCGGCGAGGTCCCCGCGCACCGCCCCGGCCAGTACGTGTCCGTCGCCGTGACGCTGCCGGACGGCCTGCGCCAGCCCCGCCAGTACACGCTGTCGCGGGCGGCGGGCGGCACGGCACAGATCACCGTCCGGCGGGTGCGGGGCGAGGACGGGGCGCCGGACGGCGCCGTCTCCGGCTACCTGTTCGAGCACGCCGCGCCCGGCGACGTGCTGGAGATGTCCCGGCCGTTCGGCGACGTCGTGGTGGACGACGGGGAGGACCCGCTCGTGCTGATCAGCGCGGGCATCGGCATCACCCCCGCCGCCGCCGTCCTCGACCACCTGGCGGCGTCGGCCCCGGACCGCCCGGTCCTCGCCGTCCACGCCGACCGGAGCCCGCGCACCCACCCGATGCGCGCGCAGACCGCCGAGGCCGGCCGCCGGATCCCCGGGTTCCGGCAGCTGACCTGGTACGAGGAGCCCGGCGACGCCGAGCTCGGCGAGGACGTCCGGCCCGGCCGGATCGACGTGGCGGCGCTGCCGCTGCCGGACAAGGCCCGGGTGTTCATGTGCGGGCCGCTGCCATTCATGCGGGACGTCCGGCAGGGGCTGCTGGACGCGGGCGTCTCCGACGAGCGCATCCACTACGAGGTGTTCGGCCCCGACCTCTGGATCCGCTGA
- the narI gene encoding respiratory nitrate reductase subunit gamma, producing the protein MSTLLWVVLPYVAIAVFVLGHVWRYRYDKFGWTTRSSQLYERRLLRIGSPLFHFGILVVALGHVGGLVIPDGWTEAVGITEHMYHVVAVVLGTVAGFCTLAGLAILIYRRRTVGPVFLATTRNDKMMYAVLAGTIVLGLAATVAANVVGGGYNYRESVSPWFRSVFYLQPDPDLMTGVPILFQLHALSALVLFCVWPFTRLVHMLTAPIGYVTRPYIVYRSRDEHLGMHQTRRGWERVQ; encoded by the coding sequence ATGAGCACCCTGCTGTGGGTCGTCCTGCCCTATGTCGCCATCGCGGTGTTCGTCCTCGGGCACGTCTGGCGGTACCGCTACGACAAGTTCGGCTGGACGACCCGCTCGTCCCAGCTCTACGAGCGGCGCCTGCTGCGCATCGGCAGCCCGCTGTTCCACTTCGGCATCCTGGTCGTCGCGCTCGGCCACGTCGGCGGGCTGGTCATCCCGGACGGCTGGACCGAGGCCGTGGGCATCACCGAGCACATGTACCACGTGGTCGCGGTCGTGCTCGGCACGGTCGCCGGGTTCTGCACCCTGGCCGGCCTCGCGATCCTGATCTACCGGCGCCGGACGGTCGGGCCGGTGTTCCTCGCCACGACCCGCAACGACAAGATGATGTACGCGGTGCTCGCCGGCACCATCGTCCTCGGGCTGGCCGCGACGGTCGCCGCGAACGTCGTCGGCGGCGGCTACAACTACCGCGAGTCGGTGTCCCCGTGGTTCCGGTCGGTGTTCTACCTCCAGCCGGACCCCGACCTGATGACGGGCGTGCCGATCCTGTTCCAGCTGCACGCGCTGAGCGCGCTCGTGCTGTTCTGCGTCTGGCCGTTCACGCGGCTGGTGCACATGCTCACCGCTCCGATCGGCTACGTGACGCGCCCCTACATCGTCTACCGCAGCCGTGACGAGCACCTGGGGATGCACCAGACGCGGCGCGGCTGGGAACGCGTCCAGTAG
- the narJ gene encoding nitrate reductase molybdenum cofactor assembly chaperone: protein MRTKPPKTAGFGDAELATAWQAASLLLGYPDEELLARRPLLRRAVAALPAAAAEPLGRVLDHLDATPPQRLAADYVTTFDQRKRCCLYLTYYACGDTRKRGMALLRFQQAYQAAGLDLDGAELPDHLAVVLEFAATGDLAEGRRLLVEHRAGLELLRLSLTEAGSPWAPVLDAVSATLPPLTGRTEDAVAKLIAEGPPEETVGLAPYGAEAAAAGPVLLPDPVVPAVGARS from the coding sequence ATGAGGACCAAGCCCCCGAAGACCGCCGGCTTCGGCGACGCCGAGCTGGCCACCGCCTGGCAGGCGGCCTCGCTGCTGCTCGGCTACCCCGACGAGGAGCTGCTCGCGCGGCGGCCGCTGCTGCGCCGCGCCGTCGCGGCCCTGCCCGCGGCCGCCGCGGAGCCGCTCGGCCGCGTCCTCGACCATCTCGACGCGACGCCGCCCCAGCGGCTCGCCGCCGACTACGTCACCACGTTCGACCAGCGCAAGCGGTGCTGCCTCTACCTGACGTACTACGCCTGCGGCGACACCCGCAAGCGGGGGATGGCCCTGCTGCGGTTCCAGCAGGCGTACCAGGCGGCCGGGCTCGACCTGGACGGCGCCGAGCTGCCCGACCACCTGGCCGTCGTGCTGGAGTTCGCCGCGACCGGCGACCTCGCGGAGGGGCGGCGGCTGCTCGTCGAGCACCGCGCCGGCCTGGAGCTGCTGCGCCTCTCCCTCACCGAGGCCGGATCGCCGTGGGCGCCCGTCCTGGACGCGGTGTCGGCGACGCTGCCGCCGCTCACCGGCCGGACCGAGGACGCCGTGGCCAAGCTCATCGCCGAGGGCCCGCCGGAGGAGACGGTCGGCCTCGCGCCCTACGGCGCCGAGGCGGCCGCTGCGGGCCCCGTCCTCCTGCCCGATCCCGTCGTTCCCGCCGTTGGAGCACGTTCATGA